A window of Castanea sativa cultivar Marrone di Chiusa Pesio chromosome 1, ASM4071231v1 contains these coding sequences:
- the LOC142622809 gene encoding uncharacterized protein LOC142622809 has product MEMSYIFLLLAFLLMQPCVLQLSQSSNNFTDQSALIAFKSQITFSPNDSVLAGGNWSTTTNFCEWFGVSCSRRRQRVTALNLSYVGLHGTISPHIANLSFLVSLDLENNSFSGFLPHEISHLHRLRKLQLSSNLLEGSIPPTIHNCQKLEYLNLNYNNFSGGIPKELGMLTKLRDLHLKGNSLNGTIPLSLSNMSSLEILTLGVNSLTGPFPLIIFNFSLLTTLKLTYNHFSGTLPMNLCTQCPNLLGLYISENEFSGKLTSQFNNCTELSILSLSYNKFNGSIPKGFGSSENLEVLYLGGNNLTGNIPPIISNLSMLQVFGIEVNNVKGGIPSDLWRLQNLQSLEFGLNDLTGTIPQNIFNITSLQVLGLAGNSLTGNLPLDTWISRTNLQILDLDLNKFSGHIPSYLSNISSLFEVDFSENFLSGHIPRNLGNLKNLKWLGLAKNQLTAEPGHQEHSFLLSLTNCRFLEELYLADNSLNITIPDAIGNFSLSLKVFAAGGSQIKGQIPMGIGSLKNLYLLDLSGNSLTGNIPSTLGGLERLQRLFLDKNLIEGSIPERLCQLKNLGELSLSINSLSGSIPNCIGNLSLLQKFNMSYNALTSSIPLNLWSLQNLLFLDLSSNFLSGNLSLSMKKLPTLVVMDLSCNQITGNIPSIIGTFESLSSLNMSKNSFQGNIPQSFGQLRGMDQLDLSNNNLSGAIPKSLETLPYLKYLNLSFNKLSGEIPSTGRFANFTAESFLGNEALCGNPIFGVPPCTSPTSLGSRVKQGLLKYIVPAIASIIIFAALVIMRRRHPQCNMQIPGLPITLPRVDHRMISYQEISRGTNNFCESNLLGTGGFGSVYKGILSDGTIIAVKVLNLQLEGAFKSFDTECKVLRAIRHRNLVKVISTCSNLEFRALVLQYMSNGSLEKWLYSHNNCLNLVQRVGIMVDVALALEYLHNGQSESVVHCDLKPSNILLDEDKVAHVSDFGIAKNLALNKDATQTKTLGTLGYIAPEYGSEGRVSTKGDIYSYGIILLEIITRKKPTDEMFVGELAMRQWIASFPDRMEVVDDGLLRIEDGRDVTSMQTVLLSILELGLGCSEESPNERPDIKGVVTKVNKIKLALHENISRGV; this is encoded by the exons ATGGAAATGTCATACATTTTCCTCCTGTTGGCATTTCTGTTAATGCAGCCATGCGTACTTCAGTTGTCCCAATCTTCCAACAACTTTACAGATCAATCAGCTCTCATCGCCTTCAAATCTCAGATCACTTTTAGCCCAAACGATTCTGTCCTTGCTGGTGGGAACTGGTCCACAACAACAAACTTCTGTGAGTGGTTTGGGGTCTCTTGCAGCCGACGCAGACAAAGAGTCACTGCCTTGAACCTTTCCTACGTGGGTCTCCATGGCACCATTTCCCCTCATATTGCCAACCTCTCCTTCCTAGTCtcacttgatcttgaaaacaaCAGCTTCAGTGGTTTTCTGCCACATGAGATTAGTCATCTACACCGCTTGAGGAAACTTCAGTTGTCAAGCAACCTATTGGAAGGTAGTATCCCTCCAACTATACATAATTGCCAGAAGCTTGAATATTTAAATCTTAATTACAACAATTTTAGTGGTGGCATACCTAAAGAATTGGGCATGTTAACCAAACTTCGAGATTTACATCTTAAAGGAAACAGTCTAAATGGTACAATTCCATTGTCCCTCAGCAATATGTCGTCATTAGAGATCTTGACTTTGGGAGTCAATAGCCTTACTGGTCCATTTCCTCTTATCATCTTTAACTTCTCTCTTCTAACAACTCTTAAACTTACATATAATCACTTCTCAGGAACCCTTCCAATGAATCTTTGCACCCAATGTCCTAATCTTCTAGGACTGTATATTTCCGAAAATGAATTCAGCGGTAAGCTCACCTCACAGTTTAATAACTGTACAGAGCTTTCTATCTTATCTCTGTCATACAATAAGTTTAATGGAAGTATTCCAAAAGGTTTTGGGAGTTCAGAAAATCTTGAAGTGCTATATCTTGGAGGTAACAACTTAACTGGAAATATACCACCTATCATAAGCAACTTGTCGATGTTACAAGTGTTTGGCATCGAAGTAAACAACGTGAAAGGTGGCATTCCAAGTGATTTATGGCGTCTCCAAAATCTGCAAAGTTTGGAATTTGGACTGAATGACCTCACTGGGACAATAccccaaaatattttcaacattaCCTCTCTACAAGTACTCGGCTTGGCTGGAAATTCCTTGACTGGAAATCTTCCATTAGATACTTGGATCTCTCGCACTAATCTTCAAATTCTAGACCTTGATTTGAACAAATTTAGTGGTCATATCCCATCATATCTTTCAAATATTTCTAGCCTCTTCGAGGTAGATTTTTCTGAAAACTTTCTCTCTGGACATATACCCAGAAATCTTGGGAACTTAAAGAATCTAAAATGGCTTGGTCTAGCTAAAAATCAGCTGACAGCGGAGCCTGGACATCAAGAGCATAGTTTCCTTTTATCTTTAACTAATTGCAGATTTTTGGAGGAGCTATATTTAGCCGACAATTCCTTGAATATTACAATTCCGGATGCCATTGGAAATTTTTCACTTTCGCTTAAAGTATTTGCTGCAGGTGGAAGCCAAATAAAGGGTCAAATTCCAATGGGAATTGGTTCCTTGAAAAACTTGTACTTGCTTGATTTGTCAGGTAACAGTTTGACCGGAAACATACCGTCCACATTGGGGGGATTGGAGAGATTGCAAAGATTGTTTCTTGACAAGAACTTGATTGAAGGATCCATTCCAGAACGACTTTGTCAACTAAAGAACCTGGGAGAATTGTCGCTCTCTATTAACAGTCTCTCAGGATCCATCCCGAATTGCATTGGAAACCTCAGTCTTTTGCAAAAATTCAACATGAGTTATAACGCACTCACATCATCAATCCCTTTGAATTTGTGGAGTCTTCAAAACCTGTTATTCTTGGATTTATCATCGAATTTCCTCAGCGGAAATTTGTCTCTGAGCATGAAAAAATTGCCCACTCTTGTAGTCATGGACTTATCCTGTAACCAAATTACTGGAAATATTCCCAGTATCATTGGTACTTTTGAGAGCCTAAGTTCTCTAAACATGTCAAAGAACTCATTCCAAGGAAACATTCCACAATCTTTTGGACAATTGAGGGGAATGGATCAGCTGGATCTCTCAAATAATAATCTCTCCGGTGCTATTCCAAAATCTCTTGAGACACTTCCATATCTCAAGTATTTGAATTTGTCCTTCAATAAGCTATCAGGAGAGATTCCATCCACCGGACGTTTTGCAAACTTCACTGCAGAATCGTTTTTAGGTAATGAAGCACTTTGTGGGAATCCAATTTTTGGAGTTCCACCTTGTACAAGTCCAACTTCCCTTGGATCAAGGGTGAAACAAGGTTTACTGAAATATATTGTTCCTGCCATTGCATCAATTATAATCTTTGCAGCACTCGTCATAATGCGAAGAAGGCATCCACAATGTAACATGCAGATTCCAGGCTTGCCTATCACATTGCCTAGAGTGGATCATAGAATGATATCATATCAAGAGATATCTCGTGGAACAAACAACTTTTGTGAGAGCAACTTGCTTGGAACAGGAGGTTTTGGTTCTGTGTATAAAGGGATACTATCTGATGGGACTATCATTGCTGTCAAAGTTCTAAACCTGCAATTGGAGGGTGCTTTCAAAAGTTTTGATACTGAGTGCAAGGTGTTAAGGGCAATCCGACATAGGAATCTTGTTAAAGTCATTAGTACATGCTCCAACCTTGAGTTTAGAGCTTTGGTGCTTCAATACATGTCAAATGGTAGCCTTGAAAAGTGGTTATACTCTCATAACAACTGCTTGAATCTTGTCCAAAGAGTAGGCATCATGGTTGATGTTGCATTAGCGTTGGAATATCTCCACAATGGTCAATCAGAATCTGTGGTGCATTGTGATTTGAAGCCTTCCAATATTCTTTTGGACGAGGACAAGGTTGCACATGTTAGTGACTTTGgcattgcaaaaaatttagctctaAACAAGGATGCAACTCAAACCAAAACTCTTGGTACACTTGGCTACATCGCACCAG AGTATGGCTCAGAAGGGAGAGTGTCAACCAAAGGTGACATTTATAGCTATGGAATAATATTGTTAGAGATCATCACAAGAAAGAAACCCACTGATGAAATGTTTGTTGGAGAACTAGCTATGAGGCAATGGATTGCATCATTTCCAGATAGAATGGAAGTCGTGGATGATGGTTTACTCAGGATTGAAGATGGAAGAGATGTAACTAGTATGCAAACTGTTCTTTTATCTATCTTAGAATTAGGCTTAGGATGTTCTGAAGAATCACCAAATGAAAGACCAGACATCAAGGGCGTTGTGACCAAGGttaacaaaatcaaattggCACTACATGAAAACATAAGCAGGGGTGTCTAA